From Pan paniscus chromosome 6, NHGRI_mPanPan1-v2.0_pri, whole genome shotgun sequence, one genomic window encodes:
- the ZNF727 gene encoding putative zinc finger protein 727, translated as MRVLTFRDVAVEFSPEEWECLDSAQQRLYRDVMLENYGNLFSLGLAIFKPDLITYLEQRKEPWNARRQKTVAKHPAGSLHFTAEILLEHDINDSFQKVILRKSGSCDLNTLRLKKDYQRVGNCKGQKSSYNGIHQCLSSTHSKTCQYNKCGKAFGLCSIFTEHKKIFSREKCYKCEECGKDCRLSDFTIQKRIHTADRSYKCEECGKACKKFSNLTEHNRVHTGKKPYKCEECGKTFTCSSALTKHKRNHTGDRPYKCEECHKAFRCCSDLTKHKRIHTGEKPYKCKECHKAFRCCSDLTKHKRIHTGEKPYKCNECGKAFMWISALSQHNRIHTGEKPYICEECGKAFTYSSTLISHKRIHMELRPYKCEECGKTIKWFSDLTNHKRIHTGEKPYKCEECGKSFTCSSNLIKHKRIHMEVRPYKCEECGKTFKWFPDLTNHKRIHTGEKPYKCEECGKTFTCSSSLIKHKRSHTGDRPTSAKNVAKPLGGSQTLLNIR; from the exons cgAGTGCTAACATTCAGGGATGTGGCTGTAGAATTCTCCCCAGAAGAGTGGGAATGCCTGGACTCTGCTCAGCAGCGTTTGTATAGGGATGTGATGTTAGAGAACTATGGAAACCTGTTCTCCTTGG GTCTTGCTATCTTTAAGCCAGACTTGATTACCTATCTGGAGCAAAGAAAAGAGCCCTGGAATGCGAGGAGACAGAAGACAGTAGCCAAACACCCAG ctggcTCTTTGCATTTTACTGCAGAGATATTGCTGGAGCACGACATAAACGATTCATTTCAAAAAGTGATTCTGAGAAAATCTGGAAGCTGTGACCTTAATACTTTACGTTTAAAGAAAGACTACCAACGTGTGGGTAATTGCAAGGGGCAGAAAAGCAGTTATAATGGCATTCATCAATGTTTGTCAAGTACCCATAGCAAAACCTGTCAATATAataaatgtggcaaagcttttggGTTGTGCTCAATCTTCACTGAACATAAGAAAATTTTTAGCAGGGAGAAatgctacaaatgtgaagaatgtggcaaagactGTAGGTTGTCAGATTTTACCATACAGAAGAGAATTCATACTGCAGATAGAagttacaaatgtgaagaatgtggcaaagcctgtAAAAAGTTCTCAAACCTTACTGAACATAATAGAGTTCATACTGgaaagaaaccctacaaatgtgaagaatgtggcaaaacgtTTACCTGTTCCTCAGCCCTTACTAAACACAAGAGAAATCATACTGGAGACAGACCCTACAAATGCGAAGAATGTCACAAAGCCTTTAGGTGTTGCTCAgaccttactaaacataagagaattcatactggagagaaaccctacaaatgtaaagaatgtcaCAAAGCCTTTAGGTGTTGCTCAgaccttactaaacataagagaattcatactggagagaaaccctacaaatgtaatgaatgtggaaaagcttttatGTGGATCTCGGCCCTTAGTCAACATAacagaattcatactggagagaaaccctacatttgtgaagaatgtggcaaagcctttaccTACTCCTCAACCCTTATTAGCCACAAGagaattcatatggaattgagaccttacaaatgtgaagaatgtggcaaaaccaTTAAGTGGTTCTCAGACCTGACTAATCAtaagagaattcacactggagagaaaccctacaaatgtgaagaatgtggcaaaagcTTTACCTGCTCCTCAAACCTTATTAAACACAAGAGAATTCATATGGAAGTGagaccttacaaatgtgaagaatgtggcaaaacctttaaGTGGTTCCCAGACCTGACTAATCAtaagagaattcacactggagagaagccctacaaatgtgaagaatgtggcaaaacctttacCTGCTCCTCAAGCCTTATTAAACACAAGAGAAGTCATACTGGAGACAGACCTACAAGTgcaaagaatgtggcaaagcctttaggtGGTTCTCAGACCTTACTAAACATAaggtaa